One uncultured Jannaschia sp. DNA segment encodes these proteins:
- a CDS encoding 3-keto-5-aminohexanoate cleavage protein: MARPLVMVAPTGARLTRSDHPALPVSVPEIVETTRRCTTVGADALHLHVRDADGAHSLDPGLYREALAELARALPALPVQVTTEAAGRYDVTDQLACLAELHPAWASVAIREMVRDPDVAARFYATAEATGTRLQHILYDAADAVRLAKWQADGRVRPDQTEAILVLGRYGDGTPSDPTAIAAFVAALPGGTPWMLCAFGPSEHACLREAARLGGDVRVGFENSRTAPDGTAWTDNAASVAALCSSLAETVA, from the coding sequence ATGGCCCGCCCCCTTGTCATGGTCGCGCCGACCGGTGCGCGGCTGACGCGCTCCGACCACCCTGCCCTTCCCGTCAGCGTGCCCGAGATCGTCGAGACCACGCGGCGCTGCACCACAGTCGGGGCGGACGCGCTGCACCTGCATGTGCGTGACGCCGACGGCGCCCACTCCCTCGACCCGGGCCTCTACCGCGAGGCGCTGGCCGAGTTGGCCCGGGCGCTGCCCGCTCTGCCCGTCCAAGTCACCACCGAGGCCGCCGGTCGCTATGATGTGACCGACCAGCTCGCCTGCCTCGCCGAGCTGCACCCGGCCTGGGCGAGCGTCGCGATCCGCGAAATGGTTCGCGATCCGGACGTGGCGGCCCGCTTCTATGCCACCGCCGAGGCGACAGGGACGCGCCTTCAGCACATCCTCTACGATGCAGCGGACGCGGTGCGGCTGGCCAAGTGGCAGGCGGACGGGCGGGTGCGCCCCGACCAGACGGAGGCGATCCTCGTCCTCGGCCGCTACGGGGACGGCACCCCAAGCGACCCCACCGCCATCGCCGCATTCGTCGCGGCCCTGCCGGGCGGCACGCCCTGGATGCTCTGCGCCTTCGGCCCGTCGGAACACGCCTGCCTGCGGGAAGCCGCGCGCCTGGGGGGCGACGTGCGGGTCGGGTTCGAGAACAGCCGCACCGCCCCGGACGGCACGGCCTGGACCGACAACGCCGCATCGGTGGCGGCGCTGTGCTCGAGCCTCGCGGAGACGGTCGCATGA
- a CDS encoding DUF1697 domain-containing protein, translated as MHTLIALLRAVNVGGTSKLPMAELRAMAEAEGFGAVRTYIRSGNLVFETDRGQDHVKTALETRLEAYAGRPVGVILRTAEEMSAILAANPFPDAERSKVGVLFLDAAPPPDTCDAAKWHADEEIALGTREVFVHYPSGMGRTKLRLPAMADGTMRNVNTVAKLADMVGRRE; from the coding sequence ATGCACACGCTCATCGCCCTTCTGCGCGCCGTGAACGTCGGAGGCACCAGCAAACTGCCGATGGCCGAGCTGCGCGCGATGGCCGAGGCAGAAGGCTTCGGTGCCGTGCGGACCTACATCCGGTCCGGCAACCTCGTATTCGAGACCGATCGCGGACAGGATCACGTGAAGACGGCGCTGGAGACCCGGCTCGAAGCCTATGCGGGCAGGCCCGTCGGGGTGATCCTGCGAACGGCCGAGGAGATGAGCGCAATCCTCGCCGCCAACCCCTTCCCCGATGCGGAGCGAAGCAAGGTCGGCGTTCTGTTCCTCGATGCCGCCCCGCCGCCCGATACGTGCGACGCCGCCAAGTGGCACGCGGACGAAGAGATTGCCCTCGGCACCCGCGAGGTCTTCGTTCACTATCCCTCGGGCATGGGCCGAACGAAGCTGCGGCTTCCCGCCATGGCTGACGGCACGATGCGCAACGTCAACACGGTCGCCAAGCTCGCGGACATGGTTGGTAGACGCGAATGA
- a CDS encoding aspartate aminotransferase family protein produces the protein MSHIFPRHCHADIPRAVAGDGCYLIDADGKRYFDGSGGAAVSCLGHSNARVTQAIKDQADALAFAHTGFFTTDPAEELADMLIAQAPGDLDRVYFVSGGSEAVEAAIKLARQFHIENGAPERRHLIARRQSYHGNTLGALAVGGNAWRRQQFAPLLIDVSHIAPCYEYAERAEDETSEAYAARAAQELEDEILRLGPDTVMAFLAESVVGATLGAVPPVADYFTRIREICDRYGVLLILDEVMCGMGRTGHLFACEADGIAPDILCIAKGLGAGYQPIGAMLCTDAIYDRIAAGTGFFQHGHTYLGHPIATAAGRAVLQELAEEDLIPRVREIGDRFEAALRDRFAQKPHVGDIRGRGLFWGIEFVADRGARTPFDPTRGLAGKLKKAAFAEGLICYPMPGTRDGRHGDHVLLAPPFIMTDDQIGEVVDKLDRAMTAVFD, from the coding sequence ATGTCCCATATCTTCCCGCGCCACTGCCACGCCGACATCCCCCGCGCGGTCGCCGGCGACGGCTGCTACCTGATCGACGCGGACGGCAAACGATACTTCGACGGCTCCGGCGGGGCCGCAGTATCCTGCCTGGGCCATTCCAACGCGCGCGTCACCCAGGCGATCAAGGACCAGGCCGACGCGCTCGCCTTCGCGCATACCGGCTTCTTCACGACCGATCCGGCCGAGGAGCTGGCCGACATGCTGATCGCCCAAGCGCCCGGCGATCTCGACCGGGTCTATTTCGTCTCCGGCGGATCGGAAGCCGTCGAGGCGGCGATCAAGCTGGCGCGACAGTTCCACATCGAGAACGGCGCGCCCGAGCGGCGGCACCTCATCGCGCGGCGGCAGAGCTATCACGGCAACACGCTGGGCGCGCTGGCCGTGGGCGGCAACGCCTGGCGCCGCCAGCAATTCGCCCCGCTCCTGATCGACGTGAGCCACATCGCGCCCTGTTACGAGTACGCGGAGCGCGCCGAGGACGAGACCTCGGAGGCCTATGCCGCCCGCGCCGCGCAGGAGCTGGAGGACGAGATCCTGCGGCTCGGCCCCGACACCGTCATGGCCTTCCTCGCCGAGTCGGTCGTGGGCGCAACCCTCGGCGCCGTCCCGCCCGTGGCCGACTACTTCACCCGCATCCGCGAGATCTGCGATCGCTACGGCGTTCTTCTGATCCTGGACGAGGTGATGTGCGGCATGGGTCGGACAGGCCATCTCTTCGCGTGCGAGGCCGACGGCATCGCCCCCGATATCCTGTGCATCGCCAAGGGCTTGGGCGCGGGCTATCAGCCCATCGGAGCGATGCTCTGCACCGATGCAATCTACGACCGCATCGCCGCGGGCACCGGGTTCTTCCAGCACGGCCACACCTATCTCGGCCATCCCATCGCGACGGCGGCGGGCCGCGCCGTCCTGCAGGAACTGGCCGAAGAGGACCTCATCCCCCGCGTCCGCGAGATCGGCGACCGGTTCGAGGCCGCCCTGCGCGATCGCTTCGCGCAGAAGCCCCATGTGGGCGACATCCGCGGACGCGGCTTGTTCTGGGGGATCGAGTTCGTCGCCGACCGCGGCGCACGGACGCCATTCGATCCCACCAGGGGGCTTGCCGGAAAGCTCAAGAAGGCGGCCTTCGCCGAAGGTCTGATCTGTTATCCGATGCCGGGCACGCGCGATGGACGCCACGGGGACCACGTCCTGCTCGCCCCACCCTTCATCATGACCGACGATCAGATCGGCGAGGTTGTCGACAAGCTGGATCGGGCGATGACAGCTGTTTTCGATTGA
- a CDS encoding GNAT family N-acetyltransferase, producing MSVTVRPARDLDRAAAVLRTLRHSLPQEVFDRRLAAARDDGYVVLEAHDGDLILGVLGYRIVVDVCWGRTLFVDDLVVAQIARGQGIGGALLGEAKARAQALRCDHLRLCSGLDRRDAHRFYEAHGLSRSSFQFVLALSKV from the coding sequence ATGAGTGTCACCGTCCGACCCGCGCGCGACCTCGATCGCGCCGCCGCCGTGTTGCGCACGCTGCGCCATAGCCTGCCGCAGGAGGTGTTCGACCGCCGCCTCGCCGCCGCGCGCGACGACGGCTACGTCGTGCTGGAGGCGCATGACGGCGACCTCATCCTTGGCGTGCTGGGCTACCGGATCGTCGTCGACGTCTGCTGGGGCCGAACGCTATTCGTGGATGACCTCGTCGTCGCCCAGATCGCGCGTGGGCAAGGCATCGGCGGTGCCCTTCTCGGCGAGGCCAAGGCTCGGGCGCAGGCGCTTCGCTGCGACCATCTGCGCCTGTGTTCGGGCCTGGACCGGCGGGACGCCCACCGCTTCTACGAGGCCCACGGCCTCTCCAGGTCCAGTTTCCAATTCGTCCTCGCCCTATCGAAGGTCTGA